A part of Chanodichthys erythropterus isolate Z2021 chromosome 4, ASM2448905v1, whole genome shotgun sequence genomic DNA contains:
- the enpp5 gene encoding ectonucleotide pyrophosphatase/phosphodiesterase family member 5, with amino-acid sequence MPYQNFFLSCLLVLLQTSISQQEEQSQLLLVSFDGFRWDYVNRVPTPNFRDLMNEGVQVEKVENTYITKTYPNHYTLVTGLHAETHGVIANEMYDPIHNKSFSMEGPSVYDAWWWEEAVPLWVTNQKAGKKSGAAMWPGSDVAIGGTYPTHYLSYNASMPFETRVEKLIDWFTGPEAINFGVLYWEEPDESGHNLGPESPLMDPVIADIDDKLGFLREKLKAAGLYDKLNLIVTSDHGMTQLSHDKIIELDTYVSRDLYTWVDKSPVVGILPKEGKLEEVYSSLKNANPNMVVYKKEEIPEHYHYRHNARIMPLIIEVKEGWTVMQNRNGSFMLGNHGYNNSLPSMHPVFVARGPTFRREYTKASMRTVDLYPLMCSILGLKPLPNNGSLSSVQDLLVETPTSKPEVLLTPRQSSYAWAVGSILGTALVIGFLFIFVQQVTQRQLPPLHLSNSEITQPLL; translated from the exons ATGCCATACCAGAACTTCTTCCTGAGTTGCTTATTAGTACTGCTACAGACATCAATCTCACAGCAGGAAGAGCAAAGCCAGCTGCTGCTGGTGTCCTTTGATGGCTTCCGCTGGGACTATGTGAATCGAGTGCCCACGCCCAATTTCCGTGACCTGATGAATGAGGGTGTGCAGGTGGAGAAAGTGGAGAACACCTACATCACCAAGACCTACCCGAACCACTACACCTTAGTGACAGGATTACACGCCGAAACCCACGGCGTCATTGCTAACGAAATGTACGACCCCATCCACAACAAGTCCTTTTCCATGGAGGGACCCTCGGTGTATGATGCATGGTGGTGGGAGGAGGCCGTGCCGCTGTGGGTGACCAATCAAAAGGCTGGCAAGAAGAGCGGAGCTGCCATGTGGCCTGGATCAGATGTAGCAATCGGTGGAACGTACCCAACACATTACTTGAGTTATAATGCGTCAATGCCCTTTGAGACCAGAGTCGAGAAACTCATTGATTGGTTCACGGGGCCGGAGGCCATCAATTTTGGTGTGTTATATTGGGAGGAACCAGACGAGAGTGGGCATAACTTGGGGCCGGAGAGCCCACTAATGGATCCAGTGATAGCAGACATCGATGATAAGTTGGGATTCCTCAGGGAAAAGCTCAAAGCCGCTGGCCTTTATGATAAGCTCAATCTGATTGTTACAAGTGATCACGGAATGACTCAGTTATCACATGATAAGATTATTGAGCTGGACACCTACGTCAGCCGTGATCTTTACACATGGGTGGACAAGAGTCCTGTAGTTGGCATTTTGCCGAAAGAAG GAAAACTTGAAGAGGTCTACAGTTCGTTGAAGAACGCCAACCCTAACATGGTTGTGTATAAAAAGGAGGAGATCCCAGAGCATTACCACTACAGACACAATGCCAGGATCATGCCTCTGATCATAGAGGTCAAAGAGGGATGGACGGTCATGCAGAACAGAAATGGATCCTTTATGT TGGGAAACCATGGTTACAACAACAGCCTTCCCAGCATGCACCCTGTGTTTGTCGCCCGCGGACCCACTTTCCGCCGCGAATACACCAAGGCCTCCATGCGCACTGTCGACCTCTATCCTCTCATGTGCAGCATTCTTGGTCTCAAGCCCTTGCCCAACAATGGCTCTTTGTCAAGCGTGCAGGATCTCTTAGTGGAGACGCCAACCTCAAAACCAGAGGTCCTGCTCACGCCCAGACAGTCTTCCTACGCCTGGGCTGTGGGATCCATCCTCGGGACTGCCCTCGTGATTGGGTTTCTCTTCATCTTCGTGCAGCAGGTGACACAAAGGCAGCTACCTCCACTGCATCTGTCCAATAGTGAGATAACACAACCCTTACTGTAG
- the fam167ab gene encoding protein FAM167A isoform X1, which translates to MILLEKWKAMDASSIPQINIEDYDGLEVAPDDHLRNLKALTEKLRLETRRPSYLEWKERVEAQSSRGSDAPERSSELENGDGLKPSATPLRNIENSQVTAGNGLISKSLGGFDNIDEALVWLRKELMEMRIQDQQLARQLMRLRGDINKLKVEQTCHLHRRMLNDATFGLEERDELSDLLCDGPVTPGFGLSSPLRLIGVTKMNINSRRFSLC; encoded by the exons ATGATACTGCTGGAGAAATGGAAG GCCATGGATGCGAGCTCAATACCTCAGATTAATATAGAGGACTATGATGGCCTTGAGGTTGCCCCAGATGATCATTTGAGAAACCTGAAAGCACTGACTGAGAAGCTGAGACTTGAAACCAGAAGGCCGTCGTATCTTGAGTGGAAGGAACGAGTGGAAGCTCAGAGCTCCAGAGGCTCGGACGCCCCGGAGAGATCATCAGAGCTGGAGAACGGTGATGGACTGAAGCCCAGCGCGACACCTCTGAGGAACATCGAGAATTCCCAAGTGACTGCAGGAAACGGCCTGATCTCTAAAAGCCTTGGAGGATTCGATAATATTGACGAAGCTTTGGTTTGGCTTAGAAAAGAACTG ATGGAGATGCGCATCCAGGACCAGCAGTTGGCTCGCCAGCTCATGCGACTACGCGGTGACATCAACAAACTCAAAGTGGAGCAGACGTGTCACCTGCATCGTCGAATGCTCAACGACGCCACCTTTGGCCTGGAGGAGCGTGACGAGCTGTCGGATCTTTTGTGCGATGGACCCGTGACGCCGGGGTTCGGCCTATCTTCACCGCTGCGCCTCATTGGTGTCACAAAGATGAACATCAACTCCAGACGCTTCTCTCTTTGCTAG
- the fam167ab gene encoding protein FAM167A isoform X2: MDASSIPQINIEDYDGLEVAPDDHLRNLKALTEKLRLETRRPSYLEWKERVEAQSSRGSDAPERSSELENGDGLKPSATPLRNIENSQVTAGNGLISKSLGGFDNIDEALVWLRKELMEMRIQDQQLARQLMRLRGDINKLKVEQTCHLHRRMLNDATFGLEERDELSDLLCDGPVTPGFGLSSPLRLIGVTKMNINSRRFSLC; this comes from the exons ATGGATGCGAGCTCAATACCTCAGATTAATATAGAGGACTATGATGGCCTTGAGGTTGCCCCAGATGATCATTTGAGAAACCTGAAAGCACTGACTGAGAAGCTGAGACTTGAAACCAGAAGGCCGTCGTATCTTGAGTGGAAGGAACGAGTGGAAGCTCAGAGCTCCAGAGGCTCGGACGCCCCGGAGAGATCATCAGAGCTGGAGAACGGTGATGGACTGAAGCCCAGCGCGACACCTCTGAGGAACATCGAGAATTCCCAAGTGACTGCAGGAAACGGCCTGATCTCTAAAAGCCTTGGAGGATTCGATAATATTGACGAAGCTTTGGTTTGGCTTAGAAAAGAACTG ATGGAGATGCGCATCCAGGACCAGCAGTTGGCTCGCCAGCTCATGCGACTACGCGGTGACATCAACAAACTCAAAGTGGAGCAGACGTGTCACCTGCATCGTCGAATGCTCAACGACGCCACCTTTGGCCTGGAGGAGCGTGACGAGCTGTCGGATCTTTTGTGCGATGGACCCGTGACGCCGGGGTTCGGCCTATCTTCACCGCTGCGCCTCATTGGTGTCACAAAGATGAACATCAACTCCAGACGCTTCTCTCTTTGCTAG